From Leptolyngbya sp. 'hensonii', the proteins below share one genomic window:
- a CDS encoding HAMP domain-containing sensor histidine kinase, translating into MSEATARSSFIPSTVPSIDRVLAVDDTEDNLVLLETILADEGYEISLARDGLTALALVEPLTPDLILLDVMMPEMDGYEVTRRIRKNLKLPYIPILLITAHDQSSVVYGLDAGADDFIRKPFDTDELLARVRSLLRLKHSIDEREAMVRQREDFVSRLTHDLRTPLVAADRMLTLVQQEIFGPVSAEMRETLAVLMRSNQNLLQIVNTLLEVYRYESGYKALTFSPCNLWELIQEVIQELSPLAQEKGLTLGVTLQSGTETPKGNNKGQEQNNIVTGDRLELRRVLTNLIGNAIKFTDRGQIQVRLMAPIRQAASTSQPMVTLEIADTGAGIPKEDQEILFERFRQGKDRRSGSGLGLYLSRRIVEAHQGTISVTSELGQGSTFKVCLPVGPLG; encoded by the coding sequence ATGAGTGAAGCTACGGCTAGAAGCAGTTTTATCCCCTCAACAGTCCCTTCGATCGATCGGGTTCTGGCCGTAGATGACACAGAAGATAATCTGGTTTTGCTGGAAACGATTCTGGCTGATGAGGGCTACGAAATTTCCCTGGCCAGGGATGGGTTAACAGCGCTGGCTTTGGTAGAACCGTTGACCCCAGATCTGATTCTGTTGGATGTGATGATGCCCGAAATGGATGGGTATGAAGTCACCCGCCGCATTCGCAAGAACCTCAAGTTGCCGTACATTCCCATTTTGCTGATTACGGCCCATGACCAGTCCAGTGTGGTCTATGGGTTGGATGCTGGTGCCGACGATTTTATCCGCAAACCTTTTGATACGGATGAGTTGCTGGCCCGGGTCCGATCGCTGCTGCGGCTGAAACACAGCATCGATGAACGGGAAGCCATGGTTCGTCAACGGGAAGACTTTGTATCCCGCTTGACCCATGATCTTCGAACTCCCCTGGTGGCTGCCGATCGGATGCTGACCCTGGTGCAACAGGAGATCTTTGGCCCTGTTTCAGCCGAGATGCGGGAAACCCTGGCTGTTTTGATGCGTAGTAACCAGAATTTATTGCAAATCGTCAATACCCTGTTGGAGGTCTACCGTTACGAATCCGGGTATAAAGCGCTGACCTTCTCTCCCTGCAATTTGTGGGAACTGATCCAGGAAGTGATCCAGGAACTGAGCCCGCTGGCGCAGGAGAAGGGGTTGACCCTGGGTGTGACGCTGCAATCGGGAACGGAGACTCCAAAGGGAAACAATAAAGGCCAGGAGCAAAACAATATCGTTACGGGCGATCGACTAGAATTACGACGGGTTTTGACGAATCTCATTGGTAATGCCATCAAGTTTACCGATCGGGGCCAGATCCAGGTCCGTCTGATGGCTCCAATCCGTCAGGCGGCTTCAACCAGCCAGCCCATGGTGACGCTGGAGATTGCGGATACAGGCGCTGGTATTCCCAAAGAGGATCAGGAGATTTTGTTCGAGCGGTTTCGTCAGGGCAAGGATCGGCGATCGGGCAGTGGTCTGGGGCTGTATCTCTCACGGCGAATTGTAGAGGCCCATCAGGGCACAATCAGTGTTACCTCCGAACTGGGGCAGGGAAGCACCTTTAAGGTCTGCCTGCCAGTAGGTCCACTCGGATAA
- a CDS encoding response regulator translates to MSISSIRKRILIIDDEDDIREVTEACLRTLGQMDVLAAASSQEGLKMAEREQPDAILLDVMLPDMDGTVVFKHLQANPRTCAIPVILLTAKVQASDRQRFHELGMQFFIAKPFDPMTLVEQIKIALGWD, encoded by the coding sequence ATGAGCATCTCCTCAATCCGAAAACGGATTCTGATTATTGATGACGAAGATGACATTCGTGAAGTGACTGAGGCTTGCTTGCGAACTCTGGGACAGATGGACGTACTTGCTGCTGCTTCGAGTCAGGAGGGGTTAAAGATGGCTGAGAGGGAACAACCCGACGCCATTTTGCTAGATGTCATGCTGCCTGATATGGATGGCACTGTTGTGTTCAAACATTTACAGGCCAATCCACGAACCTGCGCCATCCCGGTGATTTTGCTGACCGCCAAGGTCCAGGCCAGCGATCGACAGCGGTTTCACGAATTAGGCATGCAATTCTTCATTGCCAAGCCGTTTGATCCGATGACCCTGGTGGAGCAGATCAAAATAGCCCTGGGATGGGATTAA
- a CDS encoding ATP-binding protein: MVTPLHVLVVEDVEDDMILLLHELRRAGYAVTAERVETAAAMSVALEKQSWDLIISDYSLPDFSAGAALQLMKSQGLDLPFIIVSGVVGEETAIAMMKAGAHDYLLKGHLARLAPAIERELREAQIRREKRQAEAALLQAYEELEIQVQQRTAELTATNARLQSEMAERIEAGKLMGVQHGVTLVLAESATLNEATSRILETICQWLNWSLGELWLINQDADRLDWVCDWHGSENTFPNYRAATTATHLHRGIGLPGQVWESPQSIWIDDVATAPDFLQAQAAVQDGLHAACGVPVRAGSKVLGILIFFSQQTQPADRGRLGVMTAIGSQIGQFIQRRQVEESLHQLAAIVESSNDAILSTTIEGQILSWNPGAERMYGYTAAEAEGQNLYHLLYPADAQPTPFPLDEQQLLEQFDGCRSMHQTKIGRMIDVFLTISPLKDSLGRMMGISLIARDISEQQAIERMKNEFISVVSHELRTPLTSIRGSLGLLLTSAIGQLPPMGQRMLEIAVSNTDRLVRLINDFLDLERLESGQMDLVRQNCNAAELITQSIELMQAMADKAEVTLSATSQPLTFWADPDRIIQVLTNLLSNAIKFSPPGSTIWVKVEPYHAQTDRTMSPFLSESVLFTVQDQGRGIPADKLESIFGRFQQVDASDSRQRGGTGLGLAICRTIVQQHLGSLWVKSTLGEGSTFFLALPTVLTR, encoded by the coding sequence ATGGTTACGCCACTACATGTTCTGGTTGTCGAAGATGTAGAGGATGACATGATACTTCTGTTGCACGAGTTGCGACGGGCTGGTTACGCTGTGACAGCGGAGCGGGTTGAAACAGCAGCAGCCATGAGTGTAGCACTGGAGAAGCAATCCTGGGATCTGATTATTTCAGATTATTCCCTCCCCGACTTTAGTGCAGGAGCTGCTCTGCAGTTGATGAAATCTCAAGGGTTGGATTTGCCCTTCATCATCGTTTCAGGGGTGGTCGGAGAAGAAACCGCCATTGCCATGATGAAGGCGGGGGCCCATGACTATCTCTTGAAAGGGCATCTGGCTCGCCTGGCTCCAGCGATCGAGCGAGAATTACGAGAAGCGCAGATTCGACGAGAGAAACGACAGGCTGAAGCCGCCTTGCTGCAAGCCTATGAAGAATTGGAAATCCAGGTGCAACAGCGAACGGCAGAGCTCACAGCAACCAATGCTCGGCTGCAGAGCGAAATGGCAGAGCGGATTGAGGCCGGGAAGCTGATGGGGGTTCAGCATGGAGTCACGCTGGTGCTGGCAGAATCAGCAACCCTAAATGAAGCGACCTCCCGCATCCTAGAAACGATTTGTCAGTGGCTGAACTGGAGTTTAGGGGAACTGTGGTTAATCAACCAGGATGCCGATCGCCTGGATTGGGTCTGTGATTGGCATGGGTCTGAGAACACATTTCCGAATTACCGGGCCGCCACAACCGCCACTCACTTACATCGGGGAATAGGGCTACCAGGACAGGTGTGGGAAAGTCCACAATCCATCTGGATTGATGATGTCGCCACCGCTCCAGATTTCTTACAGGCTCAGGCAGCAGTTCAGGATGGCTTACATGCCGCCTGTGGGGTGCCCGTGCGAGCAGGCAGTAAGGTCTTGGGTATTCTCATCTTTTTCAGTCAACAGACCCAGCCGGCTGATCGGGGTCGCTTGGGAGTTATGACTGCCATTGGCAGCCAGATCGGGCAATTTATTCAACGTCGGCAAGTTGAGGAATCCCTGCATCAATTGGCTGCAATTGTCGAATCCTCCAATGATGCCATCCTCAGCACCACGATCGAGGGCCAGATCCTGAGCTGGAATCCTGGAGCTGAGCGGATGTACGGCTATACTGCCGCTGAAGCCGAAGGGCAGAATCTGTATCACCTGCTTTACCCTGCCGATGCCCAACCGACTCCATTTCCGTTGGATGAACAGCAACTGCTGGAACAGTTCGATGGTTGCCGATCGATGCATCAGACAAAAATAGGTCGGATGATCGATGTTTTTCTCACTATTTCTCCCCTCAAAGATTCCCTAGGTCGCATGATGGGCATTTCTCTCATCGCCAGAGATATCAGTGAACAGCAGGCGATCGAGCGCATGAAGAATGAGTTCATTTCCGTTGTCAGTCACGAACTGCGGACTCCCCTGACCTCCATTCGAGGCTCCCTGGGGTTGTTGCTGACCAGCGCCATAGGGCAATTGCCGCCCATGGGCCAGCGTATGCTGGAAATTGCCGTCAGTAATACCGATCGACTGGTGCGCCTGATCAATGATTTTCTGGATCTAGAACGCCTGGAATCAGGCCAGATGGATCTGGTTCGGCAGAATTGCAATGCTGCTGAGCTGATTACCCAATCTATAGAACTGATGCAAGCCATGGCCGATAAGGCTGAAGTGACCCTCTCAGCCACCTCTCAACCTCTGACTTTCTGGGCTGATCCCGATCGCATCATTCAGGTACTGACCAACTTACTGAGTAACGCGATCAAATTTTCGCCCCCTGGCAGTACTATCTGGGTGAAGGTGGAGCCGTACCATGCTCAGACCGATCGCACGATGTCCCCTTTCTTGTCGGAGTCGGTTCTCTTCACCGTACAAGATCAGGGTCGGGGTATCCCTGCAGATAAGTTGGAAAGCATCTTTGGCCGGTTTCAACAGGTTGATGCCTCTGATTCTCGCCAGAGAGGAGGAACCGGGTTGGGGCTAGCGATTTGCCGTACGATCGTGCAGCAGCACCTTGGCAGTCTGTGGGTAAAGAGTACCCTGGGAGAAGGCAGTACCTTTTTCTTGGCCTTACCAACAGTTCTAACCCGATAA